The Armigeres subalbatus isolate Guangzhou_Male unplaced genomic scaffold, GZ_Asu_2 Contig948, whole genome shotgun sequence genome window below encodes:
- the LOC134204902 gene encoding uncharacterized protein LOC134204902, producing MNCKLVVFSALLCIVAADVSEIQSHPKGRVVLKSVHLRPAAHKHKLKVREIDGDADAQLFETIIIEDDAKVEQELAPLQLVVAPIEESIQPIAFQLHESHPDFQGPYHYEKPVIENDYLAPKPDGDYLPPHGPRDSSDSVAKRSIKLKLRARH from the exons ATGAACTGTAAATTGGTCGTATTTTCAGCACTTTTGTGCATAG tgGCCGCAGATGTTAGTGAAATCCAAAGCCATCCCAAAGGGCGCGTTGTCCTGAAGTCCGTGCATCTGCGTCCCGCTGCCCACAAACACAAGCTAAAGGTCCGAGAAATAGATGGCGACGCCGATGCTCAACTGTTCGAAACGATTATCATCGAAGACGACGCCAAAGTAGAACAGGAACTGGCCCCGCTGCAACTGGTTGTGGCCCCTATAGAAGAATCGATCCAACCCATAGCATTCCAGCTGCACGAATCGCATCCAGACTTCCAAGGACCGTACCATTACGAGAAGCCGGTGATCGAAAATGATTACCTGGCGCCAAAACCCGACGGTGACTATTTGCCACCGCACGGTCCTCGAGATTCAAGCGATAGCGTGGCGAAACGAAGCATCAAGCTGAAATTACGTGCACGTCATTAG